A single region of the Halobacterium wangiae genome encodes:
- a CDS encoding prefoldin subunit beta, producing MQGNLPPEAQEKLEQLQDLQEKAQTVAAQKQQAESQLSEAQTALDALDDIDSGTTMYREVGELLVETDYDDASEDLEEKVDDLEIRVETLQKQEERVQEQFESLQEELQNMLGGGGAMGGPSA from the coding sequence ATGCAGGGTAATCTCCCGCCCGAGGCACAGGAGAAGCTCGAACAGCTACAGGACCTTCAGGAGAAGGCCCAGACCGTCGCGGCCCAGAAACAGCAGGCCGAGAGCCAGCTCTCGGAGGCCCAGACCGCACTGGACGCCCTCGACGACATCGACAGCGGCACCACGATGTACCGCGAGGTCGGCGAACTCCTCGTGGAGACGGACTACGACGACGCCAGCGAGGACCTCGAGGAGAAGGTCGACGACCTCGAGATTCGCGTCGAGACCCTCCAGAAGCAGGAGGAGCGCGTCCAGGAGCAGTTCGAGAGCCTCCAGGAGGAACTCCAGAACATGCTCGGCGGCGGTGGCGCCATGGGCGGCCCGAGCGCGTAA
- a CDS encoding DNA-directed RNA polymerase subunit P has product MAYKCSRCKRDVELDEYGGVRCPYCGHRVLLKERSRDVKEVHVE; this is encoded by the coding sequence ATGGCGTACAAGTGCTCCCGCTGTAAGCGAGACGTCGAACTCGACGAGTACGGCGGCGTGCGCTGCCCCTACTGCGGCCACCGCGTCCTGCTGAAGGAGCGGAGTCGCGACGTGAAGGAAGTCCACGTCGAGTAA
- a CDS encoding DUF2103 domain-containing protein, protein MKCRRCGTPLEKPGDYCLVCDTANCDTVVAACDRDHATLTFLDGEEKVGRTDVATVPEDGGEAGVVELRNFAGRVADEIRRKRPEDVFVAGDHDVISAVRADLRYEVFRVPSENPVESVLDRRGERSLDVVDAPAGEKIGGRHSTVIGNRDGQRAIRTVAGHPNVKKVIPGPIDAGGSGSRTGVRAKVTRADDNGNLRLLVRDGSSVQENRVVTTAMDRDTGERVRTDLNDALDEADLRE, encoded by the coding sequence ATGAAGTGTCGGCGGTGTGGAACGCCACTGGAGAAACCGGGCGACTACTGCCTGGTCTGTGACACCGCCAACTGCGACACGGTCGTCGCGGCCTGCGACCGCGACCACGCCACGCTGACCTTCCTCGACGGCGAGGAGAAGGTCGGGCGCACGGACGTCGCGACGGTCCCCGAGGACGGCGGCGAGGCGGGCGTCGTCGAACTCCGGAACTTCGCGGGGCGCGTCGCCGACGAGATCCGCCGCAAGCGCCCCGAGGACGTGTTCGTCGCGGGCGACCACGACGTCATCTCCGCAGTGCGCGCGGACCTCCGCTACGAGGTGTTCCGCGTCCCCAGCGAGAACCCAGTCGAGAGCGTCCTCGACCGCCGCGGCGAGCGGTCCCTGGACGTCGTGGACGCGCCCGCGGGGGAGAAGATCGGTGGCCGCCACTCGACGGTCATCGGGAACCGCGACGGCCAACGCGCCATCCGCACCGTCGCCGGCCACCCGAACGTGAAGAAGGTGATTCCGGGCCCCATCGACGCCGGCGGCTCGGGCTCCCGGACCGGCGTCCGAGCGAAGGTCACGCGCGCCGACGACAACGGTAACCTCCGGCTGCTCGTCCGCGACGGCTCCAGCGTTCAGGAGAACCGCGTCGTCACGACGGCGATGGACCGCGACACCGGCGAGCGGGTGCGCACGGACCTCAACGACGCCCTCGACGAAGCGGACCTGCGGGAGTAG
- a CDS encoding DUF3194 domain-containing protein, with product MATDEERTDAEPTDAEPTDEEVVETAAEAAEGLVFDRLKTTDVDDLDITVTFEDGVLEVDVYLDASDAEADLEQVADDAALAAQGAVDDLFANEN from the coding sequence ATGGCGACCGACGAAGAGCGGACCGACGCGGAGCCGACCGACGCGGAGCCGACCGACGAGGAGGTCGTCGAGACGGCCGCCGAGGCCGCCGAAGGACTCGTCTTCGACCGACTGAAGACGACCGACGTGGACGACCTCGACATCACCGTGACGTTCGAGGACGGCGTCCTCGAGGTGGACGTCTACCTCGACGCGTCCGACGCCGAGGCCGACCTCGAACAGGTCGCCGACGATGCCGCGCTCGCCGCACAGGGCGCGGTCGACGACCTGTTCGCGAACGAGAACTGA
- a CDS encoding hydantoinase B/oxoprolinase family protein, whose amino-acid sequence MVDSVTLEVIRNGCVAIAEEMNANLIRTGYSPNIKERRDCSCALFDADGEMISQAENMPVHLGAMPFSVAAAVKEFAGDLEPGDAVLLNDPFRGGAHLPDLTLVSPIYADPEAEDPTLVAYAANRAHHADIGGSTAGSVAADSTEIYQEGLRIPPVKLFAGGEVVDDVMEMILLNVRTPDERRGDLRAQEAANETARERVHELVAKYGVDELDAAFDEIKDYSERRMRAELEAFPDGTYTFEDVLDDDGRGNTDLPVKVAVTVEGDSVHVDFAGTADQTEGPINAVLAVTSSATYYAIRCVTDPDIPPNHGCYRPIDIDTPDGSIVDPNPPAAVVGGNLETSQRVTDVVLGAFGTEAPERVTAAGQGTMNNITFGGTDPRDDTPYAFYETQGGGFGGRTGKDGMDGVHVHMSNTMNTPAEVLETAYPLRVRRYAYRPDSGGAGEFRGGLGLQRDIEVREHTARFSLLAERHQHAPYGLAGGESGGRGAAYHFDSEAYDDGDEGERLAQKSVHDLDPGSVVSVRTPGAGGFGDPTDRDPAAVLRDYRLGKITRAYARDHHDVDPVEEETDGD is encoded by the coding sequence ATGGTCGACTCGGTCACCCTGGAGGTCATCCGCAACGGCTGTGTCGCCATCGCCGAGGAGATGAACGCGAACCTCATCCGCACCGGCTACTCGCCGAACATCAAGGAGCGACGGGACTGCTCGTGTGCGCTGTTCGACGCCGACGGCGAGATGATCTCGCAGGCCGAGAACATGCCCGTCCACCTGGGCGCGATGCCGTTCTCCGTCGCGGCCGCCGTCAAGGAGTTCGCCGGCGACCTCGAACCCGGCGACGCCGTCCTCCTCAACGACCCGTTCCGCGGGGGCGCGCACCTCCCGGACCTCACACTCGTCTCGCCCATCTACGCGGACCCCGAAGCCGAGGACCCGACGCTCGTCGCGTACGCTGCGAACCGCGCGCACCACGCCGACATCGGCGGGTCGACCGCCGGCTCCGTGGCCGCGGACTCCACCGAAATCTACCAGGAGGGGCTGCGCATCCCGCCCGTGAAGCTGTTCGCGGGCGGCGAGGTGGTCGACGACGTGATGGAGATGATCCTCCTGAACGTCCGCACGCCCGACGAGCGCCGCGGGGACCTGCGCGCCCAGGAGGCCGCCAACGAGACGGCCCGCGAGCGCGTCCACGAACTCGTCGCGAAGTACGGCGTCGACGAACTCGACGCGGCGTTCGACGAGATCAAGGACTACTCCGAGCGCCGGATGCGCGCGGAACTGGAGGCGTTCCCCGACGGCACGTACACGTTCGAGGACGTCCTTGACGACGACGGCCGCGGGAACACCGACCTCCCCGTGAAGGTCGCCGTCACCGTCGAGGGCGACAGCGTCCACGTCGACTTCGCGGGCACCGCCGACCAGACCGAGGGCCCCATCAACGCCGTGCTGGCGGTGACGTCCTCCGCGACGTACTACGCCATCCGCTGCGTGACGGACCCGGACATCCCGCCGAACCACGGCTGCTACCGCCCCATCGACATCGACACGCCCGACGGGAGCATCGTCGACCCGAACCCGCCGGCCGCCGTCGTCGGCGGCAATCTCGAGACGTCACAGCGCGTGACCGACGTGGTGCTCGGCGCGTTCGGCACGGAGGCGCCCGAGCGCGTCACCGCCGCCGGGCAGGGGACGATGAACAACATCACGTTCGGCGGCACCGACCCCCGGGACGACACGCCGTACGCGTTCTACGAGACCCAGGGCGGCGGTTTCGGCGGTCGCACGGGCAAGGACGGCATGGACGGCGTCCACGTCCACATGTCCAACACGATGAACACGCCCGCCGAGGTGCTGGAGACGGCCTACCCGCTGCGGGTGCGCCGCTACGCCTACCGCCCCGACTCCGGGGGTGCCGGCGAGTTCCGCGGCGGCCTCGGCCTCCAGCGGGACATCGAGGTGCGCGAGCACACCGCGCGCTTCAGCCTGCTCGCCGAGCGCCACCAGCACGCCCCGTACGGTCTGGCCGGCGGCGAGTCGGGCGGCCGGGGCGCCGCCTACCACTTTGATAGCGAGGCGTACGACGACGGCGACGAGGGCGAGCGACTCGCTCAGAAGTCCGTCCACGACCTCGACCCCGGTTCCGTCGTGAGCGTCCGGACGCCGGGCGCGGGCGGCTTCGGCGACCCGACCGACCGCGACCCCGCGGCCGTCCTGCGGGACTACCGGCTCGGGAAGATCACCCGGGCGTACGCCCGCGACCACCACGACGTCGACCCAGTCGAGGAGGAGACGGACGGTGACTGA
- a CDS encoding DUF2070 family protein, translating into MTETQGELASLSKYIFRAPRWYTSVALSVVVAALAGIAAFDSQYVLEDAWQGVFFIAVPTIVASIATTPVDRYFGGQLTYNRSSLLAVACEVLVVVVLVTAGVVAIFSPRLSQNFVFDALIAALALVFAVRFLVVLAVSRNSPFVAAIPASIQTATGGVLLFVYSGTMNFLTEGGPIVGAYLSRPSRAPPEIQYAFAPRDFLLLVLMTTLYGLTAYGFVVIVDRPWKRSLGVSVLDFIRGFIGHIAEGTRELEDFFEQIGEEAVVPVTVLSFRRTSDETEKARFVLPMIHPGPMGEIGGGNLPQRVAETSRGLAFPPHATAGHDFNLVTEREVDTLIETAERAYENIEYTEWATASVRVQEGDAKLLGQAFDDRVLLVSTYAPEFADDVEYSVGLSASAEARVEGMDDVLLVDAHNCNNGLDGDDLGHVYPGSKRSFDMIRAAGRTARRLRDAPEHAMQLGTAWDRTTWRPSDGIGPLGVRVTVVQTGDQRTAYVLVDGNNMEPGLREHLIDALGGVDHAEVMTTDTHIVNTVESSNQVGAAIDWDDLADLVVELTEEAVDDLEPVEGGMASERAEVTVFGNDRTETLASHANAVIAMGGAVAALAVLATVMISVLIFFLT; encoded by the coding sequence ATGACGGAGACCCAGGGCGAACTGGCCAGCCTCTCGAAGTATATCTTCCGCGCGCCGCGGTGGTACACGAGCGTCGCGCTCTCCGTGGTCGTCGCGGCGCTCGCCGGTATCGCGGCCTTCGACAGCCAGTACGTCCTGGAGGACGCCTGGCAGGGCGTGTTCTTCATCGCCGTGCCCACCATCGTCGCCAGCATCGCGACGACCCCCGTCGACCGGTACTTCGGCGGGCAACTCACCTACAACCGCTCCTCGCTGCTCGCGGTCGCCTGCGAGGTGCTCGTGGTTGTCGTGCTCGTGACCGCTGGCGTCGTCGCCATCTTCAGCCCGCGACTCAGCCAGAACTTCGTTTTCGACGCGCTCATCGCGGCGCTGGCGCTCGTCTTCGCCGTCCGGTTCCTCGTCGTGCTCGCCGTATCTCGGAACTCGCCGTTCGTCGCCGCCATCCCCGCGAGCATCCAGACGGCGACCGGCGGCGTCCTCCTGTTCGTCTACAGCGGGACGATGAACTTCCTCACCGAGGGCGGCCCCATCGTGGGCGCGTACCTCTCCCGGCCGAGTCGCGCCCCGCCCGAGATCCAGTACGCGTTCGCCCCCCGGGACTTCCTGTTGCTCGTGTTGATGACGACGCTGTACGGCCTGACCGCGTACGGGTTCGTCGTCATCGTCGACCGGCCGTGGAAACGCAGCCTCGGCGTCAGCGTCCTCGACTTCATTCGGGGGTTCATCGGTCACATCGCGGAGGGCACCCGCGAACTCGAGGACTTCTTCGAGCAGATCGGCGAGGAGGCGGTGGTGCCCGTCACCGTCCTCTCGTTCCGGCGGACGAGCGACGAGACGGAGAAGGCCCGCTTCGTCCTGCCGATGATCCACCCCGGGCCGATGGGCGAGATCGGCGGCGGCAACCTCCCCCAGCGGGTCGCGGAGACGTCGAGAGGGTTGGCGTTCCCGCCGCACGCGACCGCCGGCCACGACTTCAACCTCGTCACCGAGCGGGAGGTGGACACGCTCATCGAGACCGCCGAGCGCGCCTACGAGAACATCGAGTACACGGAGTGGGCGACCGCCTCCGTCCGCGTCCAGGAGGGCGACGCGAAACTCCTCGGGCAGGCCTTCGACGACCGGGTACTGCTCGTCTCGACGTACGCTCCGGAGTTCGCGGACGACGTCGAGTACTCCGTCGGTCTGTCGGCGTCCGCGGAGGCCCGCGTCGAGGGGATGGACGACGTGCTGCTCGTGGACGCGCACAACTGCAACAACGGCCTCGATGGCGACGACCTCGGGCACGTCTACCCGGGGAGCAAGCGCTCGTTCGACATGATCCGGGCCGCCGGCAGGACCGCGCGTCGCCTCCGCGACGCCCCCGAGCACGCCATGCAACTGGGCACCGCGTGGGACCGCACGACGTGGCGTCCCTCCGATGGCATCGGTCCACTCGGCGTGCGCGTCACCGTCGTCCAGACGGGCGACCAGCGCACCGCCTATGTGCTCGTCGACGGCAACAACATGGAACCGGGGCTCCGCGAACACCTGATCGACGCTCTCGGTGGCGTCGACCACGCCGAGGTGATGACGACCGACACCCACATCGTGAACACCGTCGAGTCCTCGAACCAGGTGGGCGCCGCCATCGACTGGGACGACCTCGCGGACCTCGTCGTCGAACTCACCGAGGAGGCCGTCGACGACCTCGAACCCGTCGAGGGCGGGATGGCCAGCGAGCGCGCGGAGGTCACGGTGTTCGGCAACGACCGCACCGAGACGCTCGCCAGCCACGCCAACGCCGTCATCGCTATGGGCGGTGCCGTCGCCGCACTCGCGGTGCTCGCGACCGTGATGATCAGCGTCCTCATCTTCTTCCTGACGTGA
- a CDS encoding 50S ribosomal protein L37ae, whose protein sequence is MAKKGSTGSAGRFGARYGRVSRRRVSEIESDMNEDHVCPDCGAANVSRQGTGIWQCGKCNYKYAGGAYRPQTPGGRTVSRSIRAALGESDESVDIDVPDEVEATEE, encoded by the coding sequence ATGGCTAAGAAGGGCTCCACCGGGAGTGCCGGCCGATTCGGCGCGCGCTACGGCCGCGTCTCTCGCCGCCGGGTTTCCGAGATCGAGAGCGACATGAACGAGGACCACGTCTGCCCCGACTGCGGCGCTGCGAACGTCTCGCGGCAGGGTACGGGCATCTGGCAGTGCGGCAAGTGCAACTACAAGTACGCCGGCGGCGCGTACCGCCCGCAGACGCCGGGTGGCAGGACCGTCTCGCGCTCGATCCGCGCGGCGCTCGGCGAGAGCGACGAGTCCGTGGACATCGACGTCCCGGACGAGGTCGAGGCGACCGAGGAGTAA
- a CDS encoding hydantoinase/oxoprolinase family protein, which produces MSTDDVRIGVDIGGTFTDIVTVRDGDVHVTKTPSTPGAPEEGVVNGLEKSRGEASFAFDDVGFLSHGTTVATNAVLEGTWADTALVTTEGFRDVLEIARQNRPDIYDFDAEKPAPIVPRDRRFEVPGRLDERGNVLRDLDEDRASDLADTIADSGVDSVAISLLFAFENDDHEVRVAELLREAGLNVSYSLSSDVLPEIREYERTLTTALNAALKPVMDSYIGNLESHVRDYDVGAELKIMQSNGGLITADAARGRPVNTLLSGPAGGVQGATYVAERCGVEDIITMDMGGTSCDVSLVQGGEPLVSTDVTVGDYAVGVPMIDIHTVGAGGGSIAWVDEGGALRVGPRSAGADPGPISYGRGGTEPTTTDAHLLLGRLDPDRFLSGELDVEVGDVRDAFDERLGDELGMDPQEAAQGVLDVANANMQRALRVVSVERGYDPRDFALVAFGGAGPLHACRLAADLDIPKVIVPQTAGVLSALGLLISDVLYDYSVSRVRQWSELSPATLTETFADLHEQGEQRLAEEDVAPADRRFDRTADLRYVGQSFEISVPVPDGEVDDATLDTVVERFHERHERRYGHADPDEPVELVTLRLRARGLVDTPELAPPTTEGSVADAIREVRTVTYDGEPHDTEIYDRETLPADATFDGPAVVEGKESTVVVHPGQTAEVDDYGNLVVETGGGR; this is translated from the coding sequence GTGAGCACGGACGACGTGCGAATCGGCGTCGACATCGGCGGCACGTTCACGGACATCGTCACCGTCCGCGACGGCGACGTCCACGTGACCAAGACGCCGTCGACGCCGGGCGCGCCCGAAGAGGGCGTCGTCAACGGCCTGGAGAAGAGCCGCGGGGAAGCCTCGTTCGCCTTCGACGACGTCGGCTTCCTCAGCCACGGCACCACGGTGGCGACGAACGCCGTCCTCGAGGGGACGTGGGCGGACACCGCGCTCGTCACCACCGAGGGGTTCCGCGACGTCCTCGAGATCGCGCGCCAGAACCGCCCAGACATCTACGACTTCGACGCCGAAAAACCGGCACCCATCGTCCCCCGCGACCGCCGCTTCGAGGTCCCGGGTCGCCTCGACGAGCGCGGGAACGTACTGCGTGACCTCGACGAGGACCGCGCGAGCGACCTCGCCGACACCATCGCCGACAGCGGCGTCGACAGCGTCGCCATCTCCCTCTTGTTCGCCTTCGAGAACGACGACCACGAGGTCCGCGTCGCCGAACTACTCCGCGAGGCCGGCCTCAACGTCTCCTACTCGCTGTCCAGTGACGTACTCCCGGAGATCCGCGAGTACGAGCGCACGCTGACGACGGCGCTGAACGCCGCACTCAAACCCGTCATGGACAGCTACATCGGCAACCTCGAATCGCACGTCCGCGACTACGACGTGGGCGCGGAGCTGAAGATCATGCAGTCCAACGGCGGCCTCATCACCGCCGACGCCGCACGCGGGCGCCCGGTCAACACCCTCCTCTCCGGGCCCGCCGGCGGCGTCCAGGGCGCTACCTACGTCGCCGAGCGCTGCGGCGTCGAGGACATCATCACGATGGACATGGGCGGCACGTCCTGCGACGTCTCGCTCGTGCAGGGCGGCGAACCGCTCGTCTCGACGGACGTCACCGTCGGCGACTACGCCGTCGGCGTCCCGATGATCGACATCCACACGGTCGGCGCCGGCGGCGGCTCCATCGCGTGGGTGGACGAGGGCGGCGCGCTCCGCGTCGGCCCGCGCTCGGCGGGCGCCGACCCCGGCCCCATCTCCTACGGCCGCGGCGGCACCGAACCCACGACGACGGACGCCCACCTGCTCCTCGGGCGCCTCGACCCCGACCGCTTCCTCTCGGGGGAACTCGACGTCGAGGTCGGCGACGTCCGGGACGCCTTCGACGAGCGACTCGGCGACGAACTCGGCATGGACCCACAGGAGGCCGCACAGGGCGTCCTCGACGTGGCGAACGCGAACATGCAGCGAGCGCTCCGCGTCGTCTCCGTCGAACGCGGCTACGACCCGCGTGACTTCGCGCTCGTCGCGTTCGGCGGCGCCGGCCCGCTGCACGCCTGCCGGCTCGCCGCCGACCTCGACATCCCGAAGGTCATCGTCCCGCAGACCGCGGGCGTGCTCTCCGCGCTCGGCCTGCTCATCAGCGACGTACTGTACGACTACAGCGTCTCCCGCGTCCGCCAGTGGAGCGAACTGTCGCCCGCGACGCTCACCGAGACGTTCGCGGACCTCCACGAGCAGGGCGAACAGCGCCTCGCCGAGGAGGACGTCGCGCCCGCCGACCGCCGCTTCGACCGCACCGCCGACCTCCGCTACGTCGGCCAGTCCTTCGAGATCTCGGTGCCAGTTCCCGACGGCGAAGTCGACGATGCCACCCTCGACACCGTCGTCGAGCGGTTCCACGAGCGCCACGAGCGCCGCTACGGCCACGCCGACCCCGACGAACCGGTCGAACTCGTCACCCTGCGCCTGCGCGCCCGCGGCCTCGTCGACACGCCGGAACTCGCACCGCCGACCACCGAGGGATCCGTCGCGGACGCCATCCGCGAGGTCCGCACCGTGACCTACGACGGAGAGCCCCACGACACGGAGATATACGACCGCGAGACGCTGCCCGCGGACGCGACCTTCGACGGGCCGGCTGTCGTCGAGGGCAAGGAGAGCACCGTCGTCGTCCACCCCGGCCAGACCGCCGAGGTCGACGACTACGGGAACCTCGTCGTCGAGACCGGGGGTGGTCGCTGA
- a CDS encoding GMP synthase subunit A, which produces MTRILVVDNHGQFTHLEHRLLRDMDGVDADLVANTTPPEEIDADGLVLSGGPDMDDVGRCPDYLDLDVPVFGICLGMQFIAAELGGRVESGEYGGYADVDVRILDDEDPLVGSLAPETRVWASHADEVVELPDGFTRTAESDICGVEAMSDTDRDLYGVQWHPEVAHTEEGQAVFENFLRICE; this is translated from the coding sequence ATGACCCGCATCCTCGTCGTCGACAACCACGGGCAGTTCACCCACCTGGAGCACAGATTACTCCGGGATATGGACGGGGTGGACGCCGACCTCGTGGCGAACACGACTCCGCCCGAGGAGATCGACGCCGACGGCCTCGTGCTCTCGGGCGGCCCGGACATGGACGACGTCGGTCGCTGTCCGGACTACCTCGACCTCGACGTCCCGGTTTTCGGCATCTGCCTCGGCATGCAGTTCATCGCGGCCGAACTCGGCGGCCGCGTCGAGTCCGGCGAGTATGGCGGCTACGCCGACGTCGACGTCCGAATCCTCGACGACGAGGACCCGCTCGTCGGGTCGCTCGCGCCCGAGACACGCGTGTGGGCGAGTCACGCCGACGAGGTCGTCGAACTACCCGACGGATTCACCCGCACCGCGGAGAGCGACATCTGCGGTGTCGAAGCGATGTCCGACACCGACCGCGACCTCTACGGCGTCCAGTGGCACCCCGAGGTCGCACACACGGAGGAGGGGCAGGCGGTCTTCGAGAACTTCCTCCGGATCTGCGAGTAG
- a CDS encoding ribbon-helix-helix protein, CopG family, with protein sequence MSSDRLTVSLDGEAREALDDLAKKTDRSQSELVRRALTFYAANYEAASTDSSETLEEYYKMLAGGEHVLLDIDFLHCFLEHVQEDGEPRQAFVDATDQVSDYHAEEYRDRFDSLEELLEWLALCGFLTVRRTTENTYHIVFPSADIRWFMTRFIERSVVHLPFDVEMEAGVSKVLLTEKP encoded by the coding sequence ATGAGTTCAGACCGCCTGACAGTCTCCCTCGACGGGGAGGCGCGGGAGGCCCTCGACGACCTGGCGAAGAAGACCGACCGCTCCCAGAGCGAACTGGTACGACGGGCGCTGACGTTCTACGCGGCGAACTACGAGGCCGCCAGTACGGACAGCTCCGAGACCCTCGAGGAGTACTACAAAATGCTCGCCGGCGGGGAACACGTCCTCCTCGACATCGACTTCCTGCACTGCTTTCTCGAACACGTCCAGGAGGACGGCGAACCCAGGCAGGCGTTCGTCGACGCCACCGACCAGGTGTCTGACTACCACGCCGAGGAGTACCGGGACCGCTTCGACTCCCTCGAGGAGCTGCTGGAGTGGCTCGCGCTCTGCGGGTTCCTCACGGTCCGACGGACGACGGAGAACACCTACCACATCGTCTTCCCGTCGGCGGATATCCGCTGGTTCATGACGCGGTTCATCGAGCGGAGCGTCGTCCACCTCCCGTTCGACGTGGAGATGGAAGCCGGCGTCTCGAAGGTACTGCTGACCGAGAAGCCCTGA
- a CDS encoding ABC transporter substrate-binding protein has product MSQDSSFGERLKRRRFLRTAGALGAAGMAGCLEDLQGGGDGGGGTVDVGVVVPYSGDLSDFGGPMQNGFELAREDINDAGGPNGMNVELHFEDSNSQSTQGVNAANKLVDTTGVDALFGAVSSGVTISIAESVTVPNEVLHVTPASSSPVISTLDDDDYVWRTRTNDRFVARVMSRIAENNDASSAAVLYVNNDFGSALADVFEESFEGEVTAKVGYESGASSYQQSLETLFADSPDYVALAGYPESGTTILSQWYEGGYGGNWVLHTSLLSDDVIQNVGADVMDGMYGVRTMPPSGDDTQNFVDDYESAYPDAQLFSPYSWNSYDALVSWALAAHSAGSVESADVKEQMRPVTNPPGEAVGYGEFESGVDLLDDDSDVDYSGPSGNVNYDENGDVASDMVVAQVVDGEFEDQETIPASELV; this is encoded by the coding sequence ATGTCACAGGACAGTTCGTTCGGTGAACGGTTGAAACGGAGACGGTTCCTGCGGACCGCCGGCGCGCTCGGTGCCGCCGGGATGGCCGGCTGCCTCGAGGACCTGCAGGGCGGCGGCGATGGCGGCGGCGGCACCGTCGACGTCGGCGTCGTCGTCCCGTACAGCGGCGACCTCAGCGACTTCGGGGGACCGATGCAGAACGGCTTCGAACTCGCGCGGGAGGACATCAACGACGCCGGCGGCCCCAACGGGATGAACGTCGAACTCCACTTCGAGGACTCGAACTCCCAGTCCACGCAGGGCGTCAACGCCGCGAACAAGCTCGTCGACACGACCGGCGTCGACGCGCTGTTCGGCGCTGTCTCCTCGGGAGTCACCATCAGCATCGCGGAGTCCGTGACCGTGCCCAACGAGGTACTGCACGTGACGCCGGCGTCGTCCTCGCCGGTCATCAGCACGCTCGACGACGACGACTACGTCTGGCGGACCCGCACCAACGACCGGTTCGTCGCGCGAGTGATGTCCCGAATCGCCGAGAACAACGACGCGAGTTCCGCGGCCGTCCTCTACGTCAACAACGACTTCGGCTCCGCGCTCGCGGACGTCTTCGAGGAGTCCTTCGAGGGCGAGGTGACCGCGAAGGTCGGCTACGAATCCGGCGCCTCCTCCTACCAGCAGTCCCTCGAGACGCTGTTCGCCGACAGCCCCGACTACGTCGCGCTCGCGGGCTACCCCGAGAGCGGCACGACCATCCTCTCGCAGTGGTACGAGGGCGGCTACGGCGGCAACTGGGTGCTCCACACGAGCCTGCTGTCCGACGACGTCATCCAGAACGTCGGCGCGGACGTGATGGACGGCATGTACGGCGTCCGCACGATGCCGCCGAGCGGCGACGACACCCAGAACTTCGTCGACGACTACGAGTCCGCGTACCCGGACGCACAGCTGTTCTCGCCGTACTCGTGGAACTCCTACGACGCGCTGGTGTCGTGGGCGCTGGCCGCCCACAGCGCGGGCAGCGTCGAGTCCGCGGACGTCAAAGAACAGATGCGGCCGGTGACGAACCCGCCAGGCGAGGCGGTCGGCTACGGCGAGTTCGAGTCCGGCGTCGACCTCCTCGACGACGACTCGGACGTCGACTACTCCGGCCCGAGCGGGAACGTCAACTACGACGAAAACGGCGACGTGGCCAGCGACATGGTCGTCGCCCAGGTCGTCGACGGCGAGTTCGAGGACCAGGAGACGATTCCGGCCAGCGAACTCGTCTGA
- a CDS encoding KEOPS complex subunit Pcc1: MHSTELVFDYDSTAFARTVERSVAVEAGDIEGDRSDATVVRDGETVTVTVDATDLTALRAGNNTWLTLVEVAERAASAGRQSR; the protein is encoded by the coding sequence GTGCACTCCACGGAGCTGGTTTTCGACTACGACTCGACCGCGTTCGCTCGCACTGTCGAGCGCAGCGTCGCGGTCGAGGCTGGAGACATCGAGGGCGACCGCAGCGACGCGACCGTCGTCCGCGACGGCGAGACGGTCACCGTGACGGTGGACGCGACGGACCTGACCGCGCTTCGGGCGGGCAACAACACGTGGCTGACGCTGGTGGAAGTCGCGGAACGGGCGGCGTCCGCCGGGCGCCAGAGTCGATAA